A part of Desulfurococcaceae archaeon genomic DNA contains:
- a CDS encoding archaellin/type IV pilin N-terminal domain-containing protein — protein sequence MSRRYKGIEPIIAVVILVAVTLVIAIGVIGWIMGWWGTFGATESIRVYPDSYITNTMLYLHIKNEGSAAAVIYKIEVSGLGTASITNTNGTLGAPSGGEVKVDPGAEGWIECSLGTAAVAGTRYQVTIYTRAGNVISATVQAK from the coding sequence ATGAGCAGGCGCTACAAGGGCATAGAACCGATCATAGCAGTAGTAATACTGGTAGCGGTGACGCTGGTAATAGCCATTGGAGTAATAGGCTGGATAATGGGGTGGTGGGGGACATTCGGAGCGACCGAGAGCATAAGGGTATACCCGGACAGTTACATCACGAATACTATGCTCTACCTGCACATCAAGAACGAAGGATCGGCCGCAGCAGTAATATACAAGATAGAGGTATCGGGGTTAGGAACAGCAAGTATTACTAATACCAATGGCACCCTTGGTGCGCCTAGCGGTGGAGAAGTAAAAGTAGATCCGGGCGCTGAGGGGTGGATAGAGTGCAGTTTAGGAACAGCAGCCGTTGCTGGCACCAGGTACCAGGTCACCATATACACTAGAGCAGGTAACGTCATTTCGGCGACTGTGCAGGCGAAGTAG
- a CDS encoding type II secretion system F family protein — protein sequence MKRLMNLLKKLSGRKEEAKTREQLAVTRITKPVGVRITVRDVFTAFSLSFFEPAGRWLARTFELEKQFTRAGMNIHPVKYGAETVSLVMIAAVFCTLGFITMLLTTRLTLVETIVGATITVTAPIMVFVLRLARPYTATLLRKSETENELPFFMSYVATMVRGGYSLERVIERATQLKVFKAIREEARRIVTRIKMMGEDPATALEKVALHHPSTRFRDIMLGYITTLRSGGDVVHYLEVRTRELVESRIVEIRNTIGRLMSFLEVYTIFGVVVSITLFVFFAVSAAITAAQVARTPEGLTVLNVDVTTPAIYNFFFLPLLGSAITLAVHVNQPRTPVRYGEVYLVLLVWLPISVAIFVLVLALTNGISIFAGKVGIKEVKSLVYAISATLIGASLPPAIKYRLMARRQRGLVRSVADFLRDVSEVRKTGLSPEKCIILVSSRSYKNLTPIIERAAASLSLGLNLEEALRKALKGVKEWFVIASLRFLTDSILVGGGAPDVIDTLARFTQVLSELEEETRRRMRSQVVLPYLGAVLLASTPMIILYMLLSLARIPIATVTPLLLVLSLGSLINSYIMGLIAGKASQATMAAGFQHAIVLTLVTVLTLSVTFTFIGV from the coding sequence ATGAAGAGGCTTATGAACCTCTTGAAGAAGCTGAGCGGGAGGAAAGAAGAGGCGAAGACGCGGGAACAATTAGCTGTAACGAGAATCACCAAACCCGTTGGGGTCAGGATCACCGTTAGAGATGTTTTCACGGCGTTCTCCCTATCCTTCTTCGAGCCCGCGGGTAGATGGCTTGCTAGAACATTTGAGCTGGAAAAGCAGTTCACCAGGGCCGGCATGAACATCCACCCGGTCAAATACGGTGCCGAGACGGTATCCCTGGTCATGATCGCGGCCGTTTTTTGCACCCTAGGCTTCATCACCATGCTACTAACAACGAGGTTAACGCTTGTAGAAACCATCGTGGGGGCCACCATCACGGTTACCGCCCCCATAATGGTTTTCGTACTCAGGCTCGCGCGGCCGTACACGGCCACCTTGCTGAGAAAGAGTGAAACCGAAAACGAGCTACCCTTCTTCATGTCTTACGTAGCCACGATGGTCAGGGGCGGGTACAGCCTTGAAAGGGTCATAGAGAGGGCTACGCAACTCAAAGTGTTTAAGGCCATTAGAGAGGAAGCTCGAAGGATCGTGACCAGGATCAAGATGATGGGGGAGGACCCCGCAACGGCCCTCGAAAAAGTGGCTCTACACCACCCAAGTACTAGGTTTAGAGACATCATGCTAGGCTACATCACGACCCTGAGAAGCGGTGGAGACGTAGTACACTACCTCGAAGTGAGGACGCGCGAGCTGGTTGAGTCCAGGATAGTGGAGATCAGGAACACCATCGGCAGGCTCATGTCCTTCCTAGAGGTTTACACCATATTCGGTGTCGTCGTATCCATAACTTTGTTCGTCTTCTTCGCCGTGTCAGCTGCGATAACGGCTGCACAGGTGGCTAGAACCCCTGAAGGACTTACAGTACTAAACGTCGACGTAACAACTCCAGCCATCTACAACTTCTTCTTCCTACCCCTACTAGGCTCAGCTATAACGCTCGCAGTCCACGTAAACCAGCCGAGGACCCCGGTACGCTACGGGGAGGTCTACTTGGTACTACTGGTGTGGTTACCCATATCCGTAGCTATATTCGTGCTAGTCCTGGCACTTACAAATGGCATAAGCATCTTCGCCGGGAAGGTGGGCATTAAAGAGGTTAAATCGCTGGTTTACGCGATATCGGCAACACTCATAGGCGCCTCCCTGCCACCGGCAATTAAGTACAGGCTCATGGCTAGGAGGCAGCGCGGCTTAGTGAGGTCTGTAGCGGACTTTCTCAGGGATGTCAGCGAGGTGAGGAAGACGGGGTTGAGCCCGGAGAAGTGCATAATACTGGTTTCGAGTAGAAGCTACAAGAACCTGACTCCAATAATAGAGAGGGCGGCCGCATCGCTGTCCCTGGGTTTAAACCTCGAAGAGGCGCTCAGGAAGGCCCTTAAGGGAGTCAAGGAGTGGTTTGTAATAGCCTCGTTGAGGTTTCTCACAGATTCCATACTTGTCGGTGGGGGCGCCCCCGACGTAATAGACACCTTAGCTAGGTTTACGCAGGTCTTAAGCGAACTCGAAGAGGAGACCAGGAGGAGGATGAGGTCGCAGGTAGTGCTACCGTATCTAGGCGCCGTCCTCCTGGCCTCCACCCCCATGATCATACTCTACATGCTGCTGTCGCTGGCGAGAATACCCATAGCGACCGTGACCCCGCTACTACTGGTGCTTTCGCTGGGGAGCCTGATAAACTCATACATCATGGGCCTGATCGCCGGGAAGGCGTCGCAGGCGACGATGGCCGCAGGCTTCCAGCACGCGATAGTGCTTACGCTGGTAACGGTGCTTACGCTGTCCGTGACGTTCACGTTTATTGGTGTGTAG